The Quercus robur chromosome 7, dhQueRobu3.1, whole genome shotgun sequence genome has a segment encoding these proteins:
- the LOC126693297 gene encoding pyruvate kinase, cytosolic isozyme-like, which produces MEKLLGVAAQGRPKTKIVCTLGPSSRSVDMLERLLRAGMNVARFNFSQGTHAYHQHTLDNLRTAMRNTGTHCAVMLDTKGPEIRTGFLKDSKPVELQQGQEILITTDYNTKCDETMISMSYEKLAKDLKPQSVILCADGSISLTVLDCDKELGLVRCRCENYAVLGEKKNVNLPGVVVDLPTLTDKDVDDILNWGIPNEIDMIALSLVRKGSDLVEVRKLLGKHANIILLISKVENQEGIDNFDEILANSNGFMVERGDLGMEIPIEKIFWDQKMMIKSANIQGKQSL; this is translated from the exons ATGGAGAAGTTACTTGGTGTTGCAGCCCAGGGCAGGCCAAAGACAAAGATTGTGTGCACTTTGGGACCATCATCGCGGTCAGTGGACATGTTAGAGAGGCTTCTTAGGGCAGGGATGAATGTTGCTCGCTTCAACTTCTCTCAAGGCACCCATGCTTACCATCAACACACCCTTGATAATCTCAGGACTGCCATGCGCAACACTGGCACTCACTGTGCTGTCATGTTGGACACTAAG GGTCCAGAGATTCGAACTGGGTTTCTAAAAGATTCAAAGCCCGTTGAACTCCAGCAAGGTCAGGAAATTCTCATCACAACAGACTACAACACAAAGTGTGATGAAACTATGATCTCTATGAGCTATGAGAAGCTAGCTAAAGATTTGAAGCCACAAAGCGTTATTCTATGCGCTGACGGGTCAATTAGTCTCACAGTTCTTGACTGTGACAAGGAATTGGGTTTGGTTAGGTGTCGTTGTGAAAACTATGCAGTACTTGGTGAAAAGAAGAATGTCAATCTCCCTGGGGTTGTTGTTGATCTCCCAACCTTAACAGACAAGGACGTAGATGATATACTGAACTGGGGAATTCCAAATGAGATTGACATGATTGCTTTGTCTCTCGTTCGAAAAGGTTCAGACCTTGTTGAGGTCCGGAAACTACTGGGAAAGCATGCAAACATTATCCTTCTTATTTCAAAG GTTGAAAATCAAGAAGGGATTGATAATTTTGATGAAATTCTTGCAAACTCGAATGGATTCATGGTGGAAAGGGGTGACCTAGGAATGGAAATTCCAATTGAAAAGATATTCTGGGATCAGAAAATGATGATCAAAAGTGCCAACATACAAGGAAAACAA agtCTATGA